In Pontiella desulfatans, one DNA window encodes the following:
- the tuf gene encoding elongation factor Tu, which produces MAKDKFERNKPHVNVGTIGHVDHGKTTVTACITCVQAAKGLAEYIAYDSVAKASESQGRRDSTKILTIATSHVEYESENRHYAHVDCPGHADYVKNMITGAAQMDGAILVVEAPSGPMPQTREHILLARQVGVPKIVVFLNKCDLVDDEELIELVEMEIQELLAKYEFEEDSPIIRGAALPAIQNPTGPEAQCIQDLMDALDTWIPEPERVTDLPFLLPIEDVFSIEGRGTVVTGRVERGVIHTGDPVEIIGIKDTATTTCTGVEMFRKILDEGQAGDNVGVLLRGTKKEEVQRGQVLAKPGSIKPHTKFKGEVYVLSKDEGGRHTPFFKGYRPQFYFRTTDVTGDIQLPEGVEMVMPGDNVTMDVELITPIAMEQHMRFAIREGGRTVGAGRVIEIVA; this is translated from the coding sequence ATGGCTAAGGATAAGTTCGAACGTAACAAGCCCCACGTGAATGTGGGTACGATTGGTCACGTTGACCATGGTAAAACCACTGTAACCGCATGTATCACTTGCGTACAGGCAGCCAAGGGTTTGGCTGAATACATTGCATACGATAGCGTTGCAAAAGCATCGGAATCCCAGGGTCGCCGCGACTCCACCAAGATTCTGACGATCGCGACCTCGCACGTTGAGTACGAGTCGGAAAATCGCCACTACGCCCACGTTGACTGCCCCGGCCACGCCGACTACGTCAAGAACATGATCACCGGTGCTGCCCAGATGGACGGCGCGATCCTCGTGGTTGAAGCCCCTTCCGGCCCGATGCCGCAGACCCGCGAGCACATCCTCCTGGCCCGCCAGGTTGGTGTTCCGAAAATCGTTGTGTTCCTCAACAAGTGCGACCTGGTTGATGACGAAGAGCTGATTGAGCTCGTCGAAATGGAAATCCAGGAACTCCTCGCCAAGTACGAGTTCGAAGAAGACAGCCCCATCATCCGTGGCGCCGCTCTTCCTGCCATCCAGAACCCGACCGGCCCCGAAGCACAGTGCATCCAGGATCTGATGGACGCGCTTGACACCTGGATCCCGGAACCGGAACGCGTAACGGATCTTCCGTTCCTGCTTCCGATCGAGGACGTATTCTCCATCGAAGGACGTGGCACGGTGGTTACCGGCCGTGTCGAGCGTGGTGTGATCCACACCGGCGACCCCGTTGAAATCATCGGCATCAAGGATACGGCCACCACCACCTGCACCGGTGTGGAAATGTTCCGCAAGATCCTCGACGAAGGACAGGCCGGCGATAACGTTGGTGTTCTGCTCCGCGGCACGAAGAAAGAAGAAGTTCAGCGCGGCCAGGTTCTGGCCAAGCCGGGTTCCATCAAGCCGCACACCAAGTTCAAGGGCGAAGTCTATGTTCTGTCCAAGGACGAAGGTGGACGCCACACGCCTTTCTTCAAGGGCTACCGTCCGCAGTTCTACTTCCGTACCACCGACGTAACCGGCGACATCCAGCTGCCGGAAGGCGTTGAGATGGTCATGCCGGGTGACAACGTCACCATGGACGTTGAACTCATCACTCCGATCGCGATGGAGCAGCACATGCGTTTCGCCATCCGCGAAGGTGGCCGTACCGTTGGTGCAGGCCGCGTAATCGAAATCGTTGCGTAA
- the rpmG gene encoding 50S ribosomal protein L33 has translation MPRDIITLACTECKERNYTGTRNKKLETSRREIKKYCPRDKRHTLHRETK, from the coding sequence ATGCCAAGAGATATTATCACTCTGGCCTGCACCGAGTGCAAAGAGCGCAACTACACCGGAACCCGCAATAAAAAGCTGGAAACGAGTCGTCGCGAGATCAAGAAGTATTGCCCGCGGGATAAGCGGCATACCCTTCATCGCGAAACGAAGTAG
- the rplA gene encoding 50S ribosomal protein L1 gives MATHGKKYSAVAEKVTKESDYSVESAVAFLQENPTAKFDETFEFAFRMGVDPTKSDQAIRSTVALPHGTGKDVRVIVFATGDAAEAARSAGAAEVGFEDLIKKIQDGWTDFDAAVATPDAMKEVRKVARVLGPRGLMPNPKTGTVTDDTASAVNQLKAGRVEFRMDRNGNIAVPFGKRSFEKTALLENAKAVVDAINGAKPATAKGTYIKRCTISSTMGPGLRVALKEISA, from the coding sequence ATGGCTACTCACGGAAAAAAATACTCCGCAGTTGCGGAGAAGGTAACCAAGGAATCGGACTACAGCGTTGAAAGCGCCGTGGCCTTCCTGCAGGAAAACCCGACCGCAAAATTCGACGAAACGTTTGAGTTCGCCTTCCGGATGGGTGTAGACCCGACAAAATCCGACCAGGCGATCCGCTCCACCGTTGCGTTGCCGCACGGTACCGGTAAAGACGTTCGCGTCATTGTGTTCGCAACCGGCGATGCCGCCGAAGCAGCCCGCTCAGCCGGTGCCGCCGAAGTTGGCTTCGAAGACCTGATCAAGAAGATCCAGGATGGCTGGACCGACTTCGACGCCGCCGTGGCCACGCCCGACGCGATGAAGGAAGTCCGCAAGGTGGCTCGTGTGCTTGGCCCGCGTGGCCTGATGCCGAACCCGAAGACTGGAACCGTTACCGACGACACCGCCTCTGCTGTGAACCAGCTCAAGGCCGGCCGAGTCGAGTTCCGCATGGACCGCAATGGCAACATCGCGGTTCCGTTCGGCAAGCGCTCCTTCGAGAAGACGGCCCTGCTTGAAAACGCCAAGGCGGTCGTTGACGCGATCAATGGCGCCAAGCCGGCCACTGCGAAGGGCACCTACATCAAACGTTGCACCATTTCCAGTACAATGGGTCCGGGCCTTCGGGTCGCCCTCAAGGAAATCTCCGCATAG
- the rplJ gene encoding 50S ribosomal protein L10, whose product MKPTEKGLRPEKIAEANEIDARISGALYMILADYNGMDMPSTNELKNSLRENGAAYNVVKNRMLNRALPEDASALLKGQTAMIYGDGDVVEVAKVIKKFTAAKKKPVIKGGFVEGKAISAKDVVELAKLPPKDVMRAMLLGTLQAPCSQLVGVMDQKIASLVYVLSAAKDKKEQEA is encoded by the coding sequence ATGAAACCTACAGAAAAAGGTCTGAGACCGGAAAAAATCGCTGAAGCGAACGAGATCGATGCGCGCATTTCGGGGGCGCTGTACATGATCCTTGCCGACTATAACGGCATGGATATGCCCAGCACCAACGAGCTGAAGAACTCGCTCCGCGAAAACGGCGCAGCGTACAACGTTGTGAAAAACCGCATGCTCAACCGGGCGCTGCCTGAAGACGCATCCGCGCTGCTCAAGGGGCAGACCGCGATGATCTACGGCGATGGCGACGTGGTTGAAGTGGCGAAGGTCATCAAGAAGTTTACCGCAGCGAAAAAGAAGCCCGTCATCAAGGGTGGATTTGTCGAAGGCAAGGCCATTTCCGCCAAGGATGTGGTCGAACTCGCCAAGCTTCCTCCCAAGGATGTCATGCGAGCGATGTTGCTTGGTACCTTGCAGGCACCGTGCAGCCAGCTGGTGGGCGTAATGGATCAGAAGATCGCAAGTTTGGTCTACGTGCTGAGTGCGGCAAAAGACAAAAAAGAACAAGAAGCATAA
- the rplK gene encoding 50S ribosomal protein L11, which produces MAKEITGYIKLQIPAGAANPAPPVGPALGQHGVNIMEFCKAYNAATQSQAGLVIPVVITVYSDRSFSFVTKSPPAAVLLKKAAGLAKGSGVPNRDKVGKVTRAQIEEIVETKKDDLNANSLDAAVRIIEGTARSMGIEVE; this is translated from the coding sequence ATGGCTAAGGAAATCACAGGGTACATCAAGTTGCAAATCCCCGCGGGGGCAGCAAACCCTGCGCCGCCGGTCGGCCCCGCGTTGGGTCAGCACGGCGTTAACATCATGGAGTTCTGCAAGGCGTACAACGCCGCCACGCAGAGCCAGGCGGGATTGGTTATTCCGGTGGTCATCACCGTATATAGCGACCGAAGCTTCTCGTTTGTCACGAAGAGCCCGCCCGCAGCGGTGCTGCTCAAGAAGGCCGCCGGACTCGCAAAGGGATCTGGAGTCCCGAACCGCGACAAGGTCGGGAAGGTAACCCGCGCGCAAATCGAGGAAATCGTTGAGACCAAGAAAGACGATCTCAACGCCAATAGCCTCGATGCCGCCGTTCGTATTATCGAAGGCACTGCGCGCAGCATGGGAATCGAGGTGGAATAA
- the secE gene encoding preprotein translocase subunit SecE yields MNKLNVGSLKTFLEEVKVELLKCTWPTRKELFGQSVVVIISVIILGAFVGLCDVVNMNLLRFIIR; encoded by the coding sequence ATGAATAAACTAAACGTCGGTAGCCTGAAAACCTTCCTCGAAGAGGTGAAGGTGGAACTGCTGAAATGCACCTGGCCCACCCGCAAGGAACTGTTCGGTCAGTCCGTGGTGGTCATCATTTCGGTCATCATTCTCGGCGCTTTCGTGGGGCTTTGCGATGTGGTCAACATGAACCTCCTTCGCTTCATCATCCGCTAG
- the nusG gene encoding transcription termination/antitermination protein NusG — translation MPKQWFILHALSGHELKVQKNIASRVQQEEMEEIIGEVLIPSEKVSEVKQGRKTTVTRKFFPGYLLININLFNDDKSVNASAWTFIQNTPGVIGFLGGERPAPMSDDEVNSIVNQIEEKKEAVAPKVMFEPGETVKVTDGPFMNFSGVIEEVDPERGKLKISVSIFGRSAPVELEYWQVERSAE, via the coding sequence ATGCCAAAACAATGGTTCATCCTACACGCGCTTTCCGGGCACGAGCTGAAGGTTCAAAAGAACATCGCCAGCCGGGTGCAGCAAGAGGAAATGGAAGAGATCATCGGAGAGGTGCTAATCCCCTCCGAAAAGGTCTCCGAAGTGAAACAGGGACGGAAGACCACGGTGACCCGGAAATTTTTCCCGGGCTACCTGTTGATCAACATCAACCTGTTCAACGACGACAAGTCAGTAAACGCCAGTGCGTGGACGTTCATCCAGAACACGCCAGGCGTAATCGGTTTCCTCGGCGGGGAACGTCCCGCGCCCATGAGCGACGACGAAGTAAACAGCATCGTCAACCAGATCGAGGAAAAGAAGGAAGCTGTCGCGCCGAAGGTGATGTTCGAGCCCGGCGAAACCGTAAAGGTTACCGACGGCCCGTTCATGAACTTCAGCGGAGTGATCGAGGAAGTCGATCCGGAACGCGGCAAACTGAAGATCTCTGTTTCGATCTTCGGGCGTTCGGCTCCGGTGGAGCTCGAATACTGGCAGGTCGAGCGTTCGGCTGAATAA
- a CDS encoding Uma2 family endonuclease: MGEPAFKDRRYTWEDYQSFPDDKRYEIIDGEVFNMSPAPTTRHQEISMELGYRLRGFLEGKPCKPYAAPTDLKLSDEDVVQSDLMVVCDEGQITDSHVEGAPALVVEILSPSTEVHDRRRKMELYARAGVKEVWLVSPVPPYIEVFLLDGATYRRMGNYQGSDRFASPSFPELELDLEAVLGPLPESGESVYVVKEDVAEYRAKGNA, from the coding sequence ATGGGCGAACCGGCATTCAAAGACAGGCGGTATACTTGGGAGGACTACCAGTCGTTCCCGGACGACAAGCGCTACGAGATCATCGACGGCGAGGTTTTCAACATGTCGCCCGCGCCGACCACGCGCCACCAGGAAATTTCCATGGAACTGGGCTACCGTTTAAGGGGTTTTCTTGAAGGGAAGCCCTGCAAGCCCTATGCCGCCCCGACCGACCTGAAGCTGTCGGACGAGGATGTTGTCCAGTCCGACCTGATGGTGGTTTGCGACGAGGGGCAGATCACGGATTCCCACGTGGAGGGGGCGCCGGCCCTGGTGGTCGAAATCCTGTCGCCTTCAACGGAGGTGCACGACCGCAGGCGCAAGATGGAGCTGTATGCGCGTGCCGGCGTGAAGGAGGTTTGGCTGGTTTCCCCCGTTCCGCCGTACATCGAAGTGTTCTTGTTGGACGGGGCAACATATCGCCGAATGGGGAACTACCAGGGTTCGGACAGGTTTGCATCGCCAAGCTTCCCGGAGCTGGAACTCGATCTGGAGGCTGTGCTGGGGCCGCTGCCGGAGTCCGGCGAAAGCGTCTATGTTGTTAAAGAGGACGTCGCCGAATACCGGGCGAAAGGAAACGCGTAG
- the rpoB gene encoding DNA-directed RNA polymerase subunit beta yields the protein MAERKNFGKLTDALDAPDLIEIQLNSYRDFLQTDLSPSKRKKMGLQAVLGEAFPIESYDGQIALDFVSYEIKTPKLDHMESLREGETFSAPLYVTFKLREGEDLREDTLFMGEIPLMTQSGSFVINGAERVIVSQLHRSPGICFESSQHANGSILHSFRIIPDHGSWIEAQFDTSDLIYIYLDRKRRRRKFLASTFLRALGYEKDEEILNLYYKFAEFSLSKKTYKEEELENLVLSDDIVDADSESVIGRRYDTLTVDMIQRMKLAGYKKVSVVDVSWDQGLFLKSVQADTTRTVDEALKDLYQKLRPGDPPTTASARQMIKRLFFDEARFSLSRVGRYKIQQKLGIDSTSLTLEVEDVVEALRYLLMVRMGEGSLDDIDHLGSRRIRTVGELLEGQCRVGLARIQRLVKERMTIFDTTVDRLSSQKLINPKALSAVIKDFFGRSQLSQFMDQTNPLSELTHKRRLSALGPGGLNRDRAGFEVRDVHSSHYGRICPIETPEGPNIGLISSLSTFAKVNEYGFIVTPYLKCAKGKVSKNIDWLTADEEERYVIAQANAPLNEKNCFVNDRVMVRVRGDFIEVAPEKVEYMDVSPKQVVSIAAGLIPFLEHDDANRALMGSNMQRQAVPLMKSERPFVGTGIEGRLARDSRVLITANEDGKVAYASADRIVITPDGQMPAKKSASGVQDYKLRKFMRSNAGTCLNQRPLVKVGQKIKAGDVLADGSGTDQGELALGKNVVVAFMPWGGYNFEDAILINQKLVREDVYTSVHIEEFECGARDTKLGPEEITRDIPNVGEEALKNLSHDGIIQIGAEVKPGDILVGKITPKSETELAPEERLLRAIFGEKAADVRDTSLKAPSGTHGIVMDVKVSSKNNAMGAGGKEKPTDLKKLQNEISERHEDVVAQLTEDLTEALSNILLGEKIPLDVMNASSGDVIIPANRKITKTLLRKLAANYEHVEIDPSPIRIKIMGIIDEYRGKFHEAKQDKDRSLDRAGSGEEVDAGIVKSVKVYVAEKKKLSVGDKMAGRHGNKGVISRIVAEEDMPFLPDGTPVDIVLNPLGVPSRMNVGQVLETHLGWACKHLGMHAATPIFDGISEQQIRDMLNEAGLTEDGKTDLYDGRTGERFEQRVVVGVIYMLKLHHLVSEKIHARAVGPYSLVTQQPLGGKAQYGGQRFGEMEVWALEAYGAAHALQEILTVKSDDIAGRTRMYEAIVKGENVLDSGRPESFNVLIKELQGLGLNFQVKNEDGEPILSV from the coding sequence ATGGCTGAGAGAAAAAACTTTGGCAAGCTCACCGATGCGCTTGATGCGCCTGACTTGATTGAAATCCAACTTAACTCCTACCGGGACTTCCTCCAAACGGACCTGTCTCCTTCCAAACGGAAGAAGATGGGTCTGCAAGCTGTATTGGGCGAAGCGTTTCCGATTGAGAGCTACGACGGACAGATTGCGCTAGATTTCGTAAGTTACGAGATCAAGACGCCTAAACTTGACCACATGGAATCGCTGCGCGAAGGGGAAACCTTCTCGGCGCCGCTCTATGTGACGTTCAAGCTGCGCGAAGGCGAAGACCTTCGCGAGGACACGCTGTTCATGGGTGAAATCCCGTTGATGACGCAGAGCGGAAGCTTTGTGATCAACGGCGCCGAGCGGGTTATCGTCAGCCAGCTGCACCGTTCGCCGGGCATCTGTTTCGAATCATCCCAGCATGCGAACGGGTCCATCCTGCATTCGTTCCGCATCATCCCGGACCATGGTTCGTGGATCGAGGCGCAGTTCGATACCAGCGACCTGATCTACATCTATCTCGACCGCAAGCGCCGCCGCCGGAAATTCCTGGCGTCGACCTTCCTCCGTGCCCTGGGCTACGAGAAGGATGAAGAGATCCTGAATCTCTACTACAAGTTCGCCGAGTTCTCGCTCTCCAAGAAAACCTACAAGGAAGAGGAACTTGAAAACCTCGTGCTCAGCGACGATATCGTTGATGCCGATTCGGAATCCGTCATTGGTCGTCGCTACGACACGCTGACGGTCGACATGATCCAGCGCATGAAGCTGGCCGGATACAAGAAGGTATCCGTCGTCGATGTTTCCTGGGACCAGGGGCTCTTCCTGAAATCCGTACAGGCCGACACCACCCGCACCGTGGACGAAGCCCTGAAGGATCTCTACCAGAAGCTGCGCCCGGGCGATCCGCCCACCACCGCCTCCGCGCGCCAGATGATCAAGCGCCTCTTCTTCGATGAAGCCCGCTTCAGCCTGAGCCGCGTTGGCCGCTATAAGATCCAGCAGAAGCTGGGCATCGACAGCACGTCCCTCACGCTGGAAGTGGAAGACGTGGTTGAAGCGCTGCGCTATCTCCTCATGGTTCGCATGGGCGAGGGCTCGCTGGACGATATCGACCACCTGGGCAGCCGCCGCATCCGTACGGTTGGCGAATTGCTCGAAGGCCAATGCCGCGTCGGCCTGGCCCGCATCCAGCGCCTCGTGAAGGAGCGCATGACGATCTTCGATACGACGGTCGACCGCCTCTCTTCGCAGAAGCTCATCAATCCGAAGGCCCTCTCGGCCGTCATCAAGGATTTCTTCGGCCGGTCGCAGTTGTCGCAATTCATGGACCAGACCAACCCGCTTTCGGAACTCACGCACAAGCGCCGTCTTTCCGCGCTCGGCCCGGGCGGCCTGAACCGCGACCGCGCCGGCTTCGAAGTCCGCGACGTCCATTCGTCGCACTACGGCCGCATCTGCCCGATTGAAACGCCGGAAGGCCCGAACATCGGCCTGATCTCCTCGCTCTCCACCTTCGCGAAGGTGAACGAGTATGGCTTCATCGTGACGCCCTACCTCAAGTGCGCCAAGGGCAAGGTTAGTAAGAACATCGATTGGCTGACCGCCGACGAAGAAGAACGCTACGTCATCGCCCAGGCCAACGCCCCGTTAAACGAGAAGAACTGTTTCGTCAACGACCGCGTCATGGTCCGTGTCCGTGGCGACTTCATCGAAGTTGCCCCGGAAAAGGTTGAATACATGGACGTATCGCCGAAGCAGGTGGTGTCCATTGCCGCCGGCTTGATCCCGTTCCTCGAGCACGACGACGCCAACCGCGCACTGATGGGCTCGAACATGCAACGCCAGGCGGTTCCGCTGATGAAGTCGGAACGCCCGTTCGTGGGTACCGGAATCGAAGGCCGCCTGGCCCGCGACTCCCGCGTGCTCATCACCGCGAACGAAGACGGCAAGGTGGCCTATGCCTCCGCCGACCGCATCGTGATTACGCCGGACGGGCAGATGCCCGCCAAGAAATCAGCGAGCGGCGTCCAGGATTACAAGCTCCGCAAATTCATGCGCTCGAACGCAGGAACCTGCCTCAACCAGCGCCCGCTCGTGAAAGTCGGCCAGAAGATCAAGGCCGGCGACGTGTTGGCCGACGGCTCCGGCACCGACCAGGGCGAACTGGCCCTGGGTAAGAACGTGGTTGTCGCGTTCATGCCGTGGGGCGGATACAACTTCGAGGACGCCATCCTGATCAACCAGAAGTTGGTGCGCGAAGACGTATACACGTCGGTCCACATCGAGGAATTCGAATGCGGCGCCCGCGACACCAAGCTGGGGCCGGAAGAAATCACCCGCGATATCCCCAACGTCGGCGAAGAGGCGCTCAAGAACCTCTCCCACGACGGCATCATCCAGATCGGCGCCGAGGTGAAACCCGGCGACATCCTCGTCGGCAAGATTACGCCGAAGAGCGAAACCGAGCTGGCTCCGGAAGAACGCCTGCTGCGCGCCATCTTTGGCGAAAAGGCGGCGGATGTCCGCGACACCTCGCTCAAGGCACCTTCGGGTACGCACGGTATTGTGATGGATGTGAAGGTTTCGTCCAAGAACAACGCCATGGGCGCCGGTGGCAAGGAGAAGCCGACCGACCTCAAGAAGCTTCAGAACGAAATCTCCGAACGCCACGAAGACGTGGTGGCGCAGCTGACGGAAGACCTCACCGAGGCGCTCTCCAACATCCTGCTCGGAGAAAAGATTCCGCTGGATGTCATGAACGCCAGCTCCGGCGATGTCATCATCCCGGCCAACCGCAAGATCACCAAGACGCTCCTGCGCAAGCTGGCGGCCAACTACGAGCACGTGGAAATCGATCCGTCCCCGATCCGCATCAAGATCATGGGCATCATCGATGAATACCGCGGCAAGTTCCACGAAGCCAAGCAGGACAAGGACCGCTCCCTCGACCGCGCCGGTAGTGGCGAAGAGGTCGATGCGGGGATCGTGAAGTCCGTTAAGGTCTACGTTGCCGAAAAGAAAAAGCTTTCGGTGGGTGACAAAATGGCCGGTCGCCACGGTAACAAGGGTGTGATTTCGCGCATCGTTGCCGAGGAAGACATGCCGTTCCTGCCGGATGGAACCCCGGTGGACATCGTGCTCAACCCGCTGGGTGTGCCTTCGCGCATGAACGTGGGTCAGGTTTTGGAAACCCATCTGGGATGGGCCTGCAAACACCTCGGCATGCATGCGGCCACCCCGATCTTCGACGGGATCTCCGAACAGCAGATCCGCGACATGCTCAACGAAGCCGGCCTGACCGAGGACGGCAAGACGGATCTTTACGACGGCCGTACCGGCGAGCGCTTCGAGCAGCGCGTCGTGGTGGGGGTGATCTACATGCTGAAACTGCACCACTTGGTCAGCGAAAAGATCCATGCCCGTGCGGTTGGTCCCTATTCGCTCGTTACGCAGCAGCCGCTGGGTGGCAAGGCCCAGTACGGTGGCCAGCGTTTCGGGGAAATGGAAGTGTGGGCGCTGGAAGCCTATGGCGCGGCGCACGCATTGCAGGAAATCCTTACGGTCAAATCCGACGACATCGCCGGACGAACCCGCATGTACGAAGCGATCGTCAAGGGCGAAAACGTCCTCGACTCCGGACGCCCGGAATCGTTCAACGTACTGATCAAGGAACTGCAGGGACTCGGCCTGAACTTCCAGGTGAAGAACGAGGATGGCGAACCCATCCTTTCGGTCTAG
- the rplL gene encoding 50S ribosomal protein L7/L12, which yields MSEETKEEVVLEGKMAEFVDWVETISVLELSKLVKALEDRLGVTAAAPAAVAVAAPAGGDDEGGAAAQTEFEVVLTVAGGSKIQVIKELRGITGLGLKEAKELVDGAPSSIKTGLSKEDADAMKEKLEGVGATIEIK from the coding sequence ATGTCCGAAGAAACAAAAGAAGAAGTAGTACTCGAAGGTAAAATGGCAGAATTCGTTGATTGGGTCGAAACCATCTCGGTTCTCGAACTTTCCAAGCTCGTTAAGGCGCTCGAAGATCGTCTCGGCGTAACCGCAGCCGCTCCGGCAGCAGTTGCCGTGGCCGCTCCGGCCGGTGGCGACGATGAAGGCGGCGCTGCTGCGCAGACTGAATTCGAAGTTGTTCTCACGGTTGCCGGCGGATCCAAGATCCAGGTCATCAAGGAACTCCGCGGCATCACAGGTCTCGGTCTGAAAGAAGCCAAGGAACTGGTTGACGGTGCTCCTTCCAGCATCAAGACCGGTCTTTCCAAAGAAGACGCTGACGCCATGAAAGAAAAGCTCGAAGGTGTTGGAGCAACTATCGAAATCAAGTAA